The Calypte anna isolate BGI_N300 chromosome 1, bCalAnn1_v1.p, whole genome shotgun sequence region CCATTCCCTAAATCCTCCTGTCTGGTCCCACAGGACCTGATGGAGCTTCCCAGCACAAGGCACAGCTGGAAGGGACCAACTCTGGCAGCCCAGAACCCCcccatatcctgggctgcatccccagcagtgtgagcagcagggccagggaggggattgtccccctctgctccgctctggggagacccccctggggtaaagctgtgtccagctctggggtccccagcagcagaaggacacggagctgttggagccagtgcagaggaggccctggagctgctgggagggctggagcagctctgctctggagccaggctgagagagttgggggtgttgaggctggagaagagaaggctgcaatggggagaccttagagcaccttccagtgcctgaaggggctccaggaaagctggggagggacttgggacaagggcctggagggatgggaccctgcgagggggaagggtttccagctgggagaggggagatggagaggagatcttgggcaggcagggagggagggagggagaaattgtttggggtgagggtgctgagctttagaaccaggttgcccaggaaaagagtctctgccccatccctggcagtgttcaaagccaggttggatggggcttggagcaatctgggagggaggtgtccctgcccatggcaggggggttggaatgagctgagctttcagttctcttccaagccaacccattccaggattctatttcttggggagggagggagggagaaattctttggggtgagggtgctgagcccctgggtgcccaggttgcccccagaagctgtggctgccccatccctggaggtgttgaaggttggatggggcttggagccccctgggctggtgggaggctGCTGgctttggaactggatgattttgaaggtcccttccaacccaaaccatcccctGATTCCATGACATGAACTTGGTGAGGACACAATCCCCCAAGACAAATGCTGAAGCAGAACTGCTCCACCAGTTCCTGCAGCTTAGCCTCAAGCAAAGCAGGgaagagccaggaggaggaatCCAAGGGGATCATGAGGctcagggaggcagcagcaggtacCAGCTGCTCCACAGCTGCTCAGGAAGGAGGTTTGGGgcctcagctctgcttctccagctcagCAAAATCACCGATTCAACAGCTTGGCGGCTGCAGGAGCCAGTGGTCAGGATGCCTGGAGAGAGGGTTGGGAGGTCCCTATGGGGACATGGAATGAAACTGGAtctctggcagagctgagctgctgggaaaagaCTTATTTATAGCAGCCCTTGAACAGATCCACACACAACCCATTGGTGTCACGGATGAGACCTGGCTGAGAGGCACTCAGAGAAGCTTGGCTGAGGGAAAGCTGAGACTCTGCAGACACCCTTGGTCCTTGTCACCCAGCTGGGTTTGCATTCAGCCCTAAAAAAGCCCATCTACCCCAAATTCTGCCTGCAAGCTTTCAGCCCTACGCAAGGCTGGGGCAAAAAGGGGTTTGgaggggttgggtttggggctggaggtgccATGGGCTCACCACAGGCTCTGTCTCAGGCACTCTGTCACATTTTCTGGTGGCCAGGAGTGTGTCCAGTACCActctccagcctggctctgcctttGGAGGCTTCTTCTCCACCTGGGCTGTGGTATCTTCCAGGGCTTCCCCTCCCTCCACTGCGTTGACCCAGGGGCACCAATTGCGATGCTGTGAGCTGGGATCAAAGAAGCTCCTCAGAGAAGTGtcctggatggatggatggatggatggggggAGGAGATGACAGTGAAGGAAGACAGAGACAGGATGGTTACAACCAGGCACCAATCCCATAACAAAACCCTCTCCCTGCCTAGCACCAGCCCTCAGCCCCACACCAAGGGGTCCTCATGGGGATCACCGATCCGTGATCAGGACCTCCCTtccctggagccctctcctccttccctcctcagATGGAATTGCATCCAAATCactcacagagctgctggaagagcAGAGCCGTGGTCTCTTGGGTCTACGGAGAGGACTGGATGGCACCTCCACGTTGTCCCCCTGCCCCATGCTGCGGGTGACAGGGCGGCTCCTGGGAGCAGGGGTGGCCACTTCCAGATCAGCTCGTTCTGGGGGGATGGGAGAATCCCAGCTCCGGGGTcgagggatggatggggagggGCTCTTCTCATGCTGCCAGGGAAAAAAGGACAAGGAATTCATGGAGTACCTCTGGTCACCAGCATGTCCCTCAGCCTGGCAAAGGGGGGCTCAACCTGGTTCAAACAAGAGATCAAAGTTTTCTTGGGCatcctggcaggagctgggccaCCTTCCCTTCCAACCAGGAGCAGCTTGGGTGTTGGTTGGACATGAGTGAAGGCAGCCCCAGATTTGGAGCACTCTTGGTATCCTGGCTGGAAGGacttttttctgctctcctgcaggAGGACAAGACAAAGAGCTGCCAAGAGTAGGGGTAAAATTCTCAGCAGCCCACTCCTGTTGAAGACAAGGCACCAAGATGAGCCTCTTCCAAAGGGACACCCAAACTACACCCTGTGTGCCATCACCTGTATCACTCAGACACTGAATCATGGATGTTGGAAAAGATCATCAgaagtccaaccatcaaccaaACACCCACTAAACCATGACCaaaagtgccacatctacacagtttttaagatcttcagggatggggactccaccactgccctgggcagcctgggccagtgtttAATCATCCTTTCAgcaaagaattttcttctaccctccaatctaaacctctcctagaacaacttgaggccattccctcttgtcccGTGTTCCTTGGGAGATGAGACTGACTCCcactggctccaacctcctcatAGGGAGCTGCAAAGACCCCAAAGATCTCCCCCCtaagctcctctgctccaggttTAACATTCCCAGATCCCTCAGGTGCTTCTCTGAAGTTCATCAGCCCCTTCACCGTGTCCTCCTTGTTTTCaagcccagctccatccccttctctggacactctccaacccctcaatatccttctggtcctgaggagcccagaactgaacccaggatttgaggtgcagcctcagtACAGGCagatgatccctgccctgctcctgctggccacaccagtgctgatacaagccaggatgctggtggccaccttggTGGCCACACACATCCTGAGCCCTACCTGCTCAGAGCCCGGGGAGGCAGTGTCTTGGCTGCGGGTGAGCATCCTGCGTGGAGAGGTGGGCAGAAGCAGCAACCTCTCAGGGGGAGTGGGTGAAGCACTGGTGGGGCTGCAGGAGTCCAGCTCTGGCCCCCCAGATTCCAGCTGGTGAAAGCCCCAGAGCCCAACCTTCCTCATGCAACGGGAGCAGGTGATCACTGAGAGGTGCACGGAGCCGGCAGAAACGCTGTGGGGACAGAGAAAAGGAGtcaggagaaaagggaaggggacCCATCCCCCAAAAGTGCAGCTTTTGGAACACATGAAGGGATTTGGCAGAGCCCAGTGAGCACCTCAGTCAGGGGGCAGAACACTTCAAGGCATCAGGACCCCTGGGCTGAAGTACAGACTCAGTGTTTTTGTGTCCCCGTGTGGGAAGTAAAACAAGTCCATGAAATCCCAAATATAGAGATGATTTAAATAGGTTTGGTTACATTTCCATAGAATCCCAGCATGGGTTGGGTGGAAGGAACCCCAAAGATCATCTAATCCCACCctcttgccatgggcagggacacctcccaccagcccagggtgctccaagccccatccaacctgacctgagacactgccagggatggggcagccacaacttctccagGAAACCTCttccaggggctcagcaccctcaccccaaagaatttcttcctccctccctccccaagaaatagaatcctggaatgggttggcttggaagagaactgaaagctcagctgattccaacccccctgccatgggcagggacacctccctcccagattgctccaagccccatccaacctggctttgaacactgccagggatggggcagagactcttttcctgggcaacctggttctaaagctcagcaccctcaccccaaacaagttctccctccctccctccctccctccctgcccaagatctcctctccatctcccctcttgcagctggaaacccttccccctcgcagggtcccatccctccaggcccttgtcccaagtccctccccagctttcctggagccccttcaggcactggaaggtgctctaaggtctccccattgcagccttctcttctccagcctcaacagccccaAATATGTGATTGCTACAAAGAACACTTCATTTTGGCTTCCCACCAAGCATGAGCACACTCAGCTGTGACATTCCAGCCCAGTGTCCCCACCATCAGTCTGAACTTTTCCTGCACAGTGGCAGCTTTGCTCTTCCACATCATATTCCCTTTTCCAGCCAACACCCTTCAGCGAACTGCTTGACCCACAGTGTGGCCACCCTGCTCACAGCATAGACCCTGGGGAGATGTGAAGCTCTGGGTGATGAGGCTTCTGAAAGCCTGACTGGGGGTGACATTTCAGGGGTTGACTTCAACATCTAAATCAGCAACAAGAAAGGCAACAAACAGTTCACTTTTTTACAACTCTCTGCCATCTAAGAGAACacagaaggctggagcagctctgctctggagccaggctgagagagttgggggtgctgaggctggagaagagaaggctgcaatggggagaccttagagcaccttccagtgcctgaaggggctccaggaaagctagggagggacttgggacaagggcctggagggatgggaccctgcgagggggaagggtttccagctgggagaggggagatggagaggagatcttggggaggggaggagggagggggggagggaggaaggagggaggaaggagggaggggggggagggagggggggagggaggggggagggggaggaggagggagggaaggagggaggaaggagggagggaaggagggagggaaggagggagggaaggagggagggaaggagggagggaaggagggagggaaggagggagggaaggagggagggaaggagggagggaaggagggagggaaggagggagggaaggagggagggaaggagggaggaggagggaaggagggagggaaggagggagggaaggagggagggaaggaggagggaaggaggagggaaggagggagggaaggagggagggaaggagggagggaaggagggagggaaggaggggaggagggagggaaggagggagggaaggagggagggaaggagggagggaaggagggagggaaggagggagggaaggagggagggagaaattgtttggggtgagggtgctgagctttagaaccaggttgcccaggaaaagagtctctgccccatccctggcagtgttcaaagccaggttggatggggcttggagcaagctgggagggaggtgtccctgcccatggcaggggggttggaatgagctgagctttcagttctcttccaacccaacccattccaggattctatttcttgaggagggagggagggagaaattctttggggtgagggtgctgagcccctgggtgcccaggttgcccccagaagctgtggctgcctcatccctggcagtgtctcaggtcaggttggatggggcttggagcaccctgggctggtggaatATGTAATGAtagggggattggaactggatgatctttaagttcctttccaactcaaaccattccatgattctgtgatttccacCATGGATTTTCAtggtttgattaaaaaaaaacaaaaaacaagtgaaATATGGAATATCCTCCATTTCACAGTGTGACATCCCCATTTCTCCACCCTCAGAGgtttcaccaccaccaccaagtGCAGCAGACACTTGGGTACCATCCCTGCACCCCCACCCACCTGCAGGTCCAGCCACAGAGTGCCAGGATGCAGGCAGGAACGTGCACCTGCAGGATTTCTGTGGCAAACTTCATGGGTggtttctctccctcctttttatGCTCCAGTTCCTCCCCAatcagctggaggaggaggctgaTCTTCTCCTCTGTCAGGGActgcaggagagaggaaggtAACAACCTGAGAGAACCCACTGCTTCTACTCACAAAACATGTCCAATATGCACAAAAATCCACTTTTCTCTCCCCAGAAGGGCTGGGTGCATGAGGCAGCACCCTGAGCACTTCTGCTCTGGGTAGAAGCAATGGCTTCCTCCTGGGTTCTCTTGGTTGTCCTTGGCTGTGTTTGCTGagacacagaaaggaaagaaattaccCAAATCTGTCAGCTGGGCTCCAGCCCTTGCTCCCAGTGGGAGTTAGATGTGGAGATGGGATGGGCTTCTGCTGTCTCTTCTCAGAGAGGGTGTTCTGCTGGGTTTCACAGCCCATGGTGGTAACCACAAAACACCTTCTGTTGATTTCTGCTGAATGGATGAAGAGTTCCCTGGTTCCTGCATGGTTTCTTCCTGCTGAGAGCCATCTGGTTCCCAGCAAGCAAGTGCCCAGCAAGCCAGACTTGGCTGGAGTGGAGCAGGGCCTGGCCAGGTCCCTCTGAGGAGGCAATCCCACACTTGTTCCTGGCTGCAGCTACActccagcttctcctgctgtagctcctgctcttccctcctgcctgctgagcCTCCTCACGTGTCTGCCTCACACAAGAGGTCCTCCTGTACCTCACTCCCTGATTTCCCTTCACCTTCAGGGGTCTCTGCCCACACTtctgctctggggctgcctCTAGCACCCCAAATTCCTCATcccactgtcctggtttgagccaggataaaggggattttctgtctttacttttgctttcagctcagtctcttgtcaggagctgcacttgctgaaattcacagcaagtttctcaggcagtgtctgctgctgggactgatcccactccatggttagagttactgctggagaatgggctgcagagccaaggacactgctcagctctgagcaacatttggccctccaaaaggagaaaaggagtcaagaggtcccacctgaaaccctcctgtggggaggaacagacaagagaaatgaccagaattgaccaaacagaggattccatcccatacaccccatcctcaggagaaattggagggatccccaggctcaaaccccttcctgcttccccttcttcccctctccctctttgcttcagcatcctgggaggattccatcccttcctctgcctctgctcctgatccatcccagcctgaatctgtgtgttcctgcctccagctcccaactgctcctgaccccaggattccagcctggactttcccagggctgccctgcagcctcagtggggatgggagagttcttgggggaaagaggggaggaacctgggatcaattttcctgtagatttgtatagatttagtcatttttcctatttctcattcctgttccattaaagctgtgtagtttagttcccaacccatcagtctctctcccttattctctctcctttctttatcagggagggggattaacagacagcatctgtcactcagttgaattgccaggccagtgttaaaccctcACACCCACCTAATGCAACAACTGCTTTGTGGGATTCCAGCTAAAAGAGCAATCCAGGAGCTGCCACATCTCATGGAGGCTGAAGGACCTTCCCAAATCACTTTTCCAGGCAAGAGAGCACCACACAAACCAGGAAAAGTGCAGAGCAGGACACTCCAGCCCACTTCCCACTGTGGTGACACAAGCCAGTTGTGCCTGTGCTGGTCAAGGGCTTCCATGGCACATGAGCCTTTCCAAGATCCCTTTTATGGGCTTCCCAAACCACCAGGTGAAAGTACTCCCTGGGGAATGTCTGAGGAGAAAGTCAAGGCAAAGAGAGACCACAGGAAgacaggagcagggctgagctttGCCTGTCACAGAGCTGGAATCTCTGATTTGGAGCTCACAACTGTTTTGGTCAGGGTTTGCACAGCACAGGTGTTTCTGGCATCATCACCAGGGACTTGAAGGCACCTGACCTTGTTTTCAGAGGAGAACTCACCATGGTTTTCATGTCCTCTGGTCTGAGGgagggcagctgcagctccagctgacaGAGGCTCTGGAAACGTTCCAGGAAGTCCTGGAGAAGAGCTCTGGGCTCATCCACCAGCAGCATGGCAAAACGATCTGGAGAAAGCAAAGGTGGGAGGTCTGAGCTGTGCCACCAACCTCCCCCATCCTCCCCTTATCCCACAGGgcaagagaggagaggaggtcAGCCAAGGTCACCCTGTAATGGTCTCttggcttttaaaagaaaagctgagcacAGCTTTTGTCCTTTGCAACCACCCCTCCCCACAcagaacagctctgaggagatcTGTTGGCCTTTGACACTGAGAACTTGAGGAGAAAGCACAATTCTGATCAGgggggagatgtccctgcccatgcagggggctggatcttgatgatctttaaggtcccttccaacccaaaccattctgtgattcctacAACAGCAGCAGGGGTCTGGAGGTTGTGTTCATGCTGCTCCAGAGATCATCTTTTGGATCATCAAAATTCTCCCACCTGGAGTACCACATCTAGCTCTAGGGCTTTCAGCATGGGAGAGACATGAACCTGCTGGAGTGGGGCCAGGAGGCCACAAAAATGACCAGAGGGATGGGACAGCTCTGTtaggacaggctgagagagttgggggtgttgaggctggagaagagaaggctgcaatggggagaccttagagcaccttccagtgcctgaaggggctccaggaaagctggggagggacttgggacaagggcctggagggatgggaccctgcgagggggaagggtttccagctgcaagaggggagatggagaggagatcttgggcaggcagggagggagggagggagggagaaattgtttggggtgagggtgctgagctttagaaccaggttgcccaggaaaagagtctctgccccatccctggcagtgttcaaagccaggctggatggggcttggagcaatctgggagggaggtgtccctgcccatggcaggggggttggaatgagctgagctttcagttctcttccaagccaacccattccaggattctatttcttggggagggagggagaaattctttggggtgagggtgcttgagcccctgggtgcccaggttgcccccagaagctgtggctgccccatccctggcagtgtctcaggtcaggttggatgggggttggagcaccctgggctggtgcaATATGTAATGATAGagggaaaaatgaaatcttagggagaaattatttgctgtgaAGTACCCAGCTCAGAGTacccagaaaagctgtggcttccccatccctggaaccattcaaggtcaggttggatggagcttggagcaccctgggctgatggtaagtgtccctgcccatacagggggTTGGCattggatgagctttaaggtcccttccaacccaaaccattccatgattctatggcagaaagggaggaaaaaaaggaaatgatgcCAGGCACAGGCACTAAGCAGGCTTGGAGACACCCACCTGGGCAGGGGCTGTCTGGCCAGAAGCAGAACTTCTCATGAGCAGTGCACAAGGCCTTCTTCAGCTCCATGCAGCGCTCCTTATCTGCAAGGCAAAGCTCACAGCTACTCCCTCTGGAGCCACCTCCTCAGGGAATGGttgagaaaaaccaaaccaggagaAGAAGACACCAGGCTCCGAGGgtttccctgctcctcctgctcatCACAGATGTCACCTGAGGCTGGAGGTTGCACAGCCTGAAGCTCTCACCTCTTtcacctcccttcccacccaggagctgctgctgctgcccctccagGCAACCACAGAGTGGTGGTTCCTTCCTCAGGATGGCTCCAGGGTTCAGCTCCACAACACCATCACCACGGTGGTtccagctccccacagcccaAATTCCCTCCTGTTGCCAGGCACAGCCACCAGGGAGCAggggagctgccagcacagggaaaacaaaGCTCAGCCAGGGGGTCAGGGACCATCTGCTCTTGCCAAAGATAcctcctgggctgctgccaggCCCCTGGTAACTCACCCAACCCTTCCACCCTGGCTGCAGGAGTCAAATCAGTCACCTCTGGGAATAAAATCCCcctcaaaataataataattaaaaaaagatttaatactTAATTTAACTTGTTGCCACCTTTCAGACCCAAactgcttctttttcagtttatttttcaagCCCTCCTTGCAGCCTCTGTTTGGTTTAAGGTTTCCCTAAAACCAGGGTGATGATCACCTGAATAATAAAGCcaaggtttattttaaaaaggagataGTCTGAACAAACAGCAGACAGCAGCACTGAGTGACCCAAAAGGAAACCTTCCCACAGCTCCTCAGAATTCCCACAGAATCctcagggtgctgagctttagaacccTCAGAGGGTCAGAAATTGGGGCTGCACCCTCTGCCACCTTCCAGGTCAGAAAAACCctggcagagaaggaaatgaaaacctTTATTTGTGGTGGGGTAACCAACACCTTTCTGCAGAGGACAGAGGTGGGGAAAGGGAAATGAGGGTCTGCCTGGGTTTGTCtgctttggagaaaaggaggctgaggggtgacctcattgctcCTAAAAAGCCTCCAGAGGAGGGGAAGTGGAGAGGGAGGAGCTGatctctgctctccagagaCAGGACTGGTGGGAATGGTTCAAAACCACCTCAGGATTTGAtacaggaaacatttctttactgagagggtggaACAGGTTTCCTGGAGAAGTGGTTGATGCCCCAAGCTTTAAGGACAAGGACCTTCATGTGTTTTAACTCTTGGCCAGTCCCAAAGCAATCAGGGATGATCAtcacaggtcccttccaagtctcttctcccaaaaaaaagcaacaggacaagaggaaacagcctcaagttgcaccaggggaagtACAGATTGGAAACTGggagcaatttttttctggtaagggctgcccagagcagggctggagtccacatcatccctggaggggtttcagagccctggagatgtggggatgagggacatggggtgggggtggccttgggcactgctgggtttaggtttggacttgatgagcttaAAGATTTTTTGCAACCAGAGAAACTTTAGGATTCTATTCTAACCCATCTCTGACAAAGGGAGCCAGAAGTTTCCTCATCTTCTCACCAACTAAAGATTTATTTGACTCATACTTTACTTTCAGAGCCATCAAAcacccaccaccacccaggACAGAACTAAGGAAGCCATTCATGCCCACTGTGAGACCCAGACACCCCCAAATCCCACTGCCCACCCCCCCTGGGGTACATACACTTGTTGAAGTCACAGGTGAGCTGGAGGCTGACACAGAGGAAAGCCTGGCAGCTGGAGCACTTCAGCATGTCACACTCCACGTTGGTCCAGCCATACCTGGCACAAACCAGGGGGGACAGCTCGTGGGGTTTGCCTGCCCACTTCAGGGGGTGCTGGCATTAAGGATAAAACTCAGTAAATGATGGGGTGAACAGTTAAAGCTTTGGTCAGGGTCatagaaagggagagagagttgggggtgttgaggctggagaagagaaggctgcaatggggagaccttagagcaccttccagtgcctgaaggggctccaggaaagctggggagggacttgggacaagggcctggagggatgggaccctgcgagggggaagggtttccagctgggagaggggagatggagaggagatcttg contains the following coding sequences:
- the ZC3HC1 gene encoding nuclear-interacting partner of ALK, which codes for MATAAVGGTRGKPPPVTPQQIRHLIEGGIAPEAAGAEGKDTSNWLESANGSSQMDALSLESASKEAYFSRVETFTPLKWAGKPHELSPLVCARYGWTNVECDMLKCSSCQAFLCVSLQLTCDFNKYKERCMELKKALCTAHEKFCFWPDSPCPDRFAMLLVDEPRALLQDFLERFQSLCQLELQLPSLRPEDMKTMSLTEEKISLLLQLIGEELEHKKEGEKPPMKFATEILQVHVPACILALCGWTCSVSAGSVHLSVITCSRCMRKVGLWGFHQLESGGPELDSCSPTSASPTPPERLLLLPTSPRRMLTRSQDTASPGSEQHEKSPSPSIPRPRSWDSPIPPERADLEVATPAPRSRPVTRSMGQGDNVEVPSSPLRRPKRPRLCSSSSSDTSLRSFFDPSSQHRNWCPWVNAVEGGEALEDTTAQVEKKPPKAEPGWRVVLDTLLATRKCDRVPETEPVSLSVKSCKVFRIFRQWESMNSS